From uncultured Roseateles sp., the proteins below share one genomic window:
- the pbpG gene encoding D-alanyl-D-alanine endopeptidase: protein MTLSLSGALMPVQSAHAAKASEAQKPAVKSQRKAKAGVKARRVSIADIAPAKPSFGQLAGLHADQDELALKSSVALVLDQDTNEVLFSKNPQAVLPIASITKLMTALVVVEAQQAMNEMLTITQDDVDTEKGTGSRLAIGTQLSRQELMHVALMSSENRAANALGRNYPGGLATFVAAMNAKAQSLGMKDTQYVEPTGLSSRNQSSAHDLALLVKTAHEVPVLREFSTSAEHLVAVGRRNMQFRTTNGLVRNPSWDIGLQKTGFINEAGRCLVMQAQMAGRKLIMVFLDSTGKYSRIGDAERVRKWVMQNAVKVAE from the coding sequence CTGACGCTGTCGCTCTCCGGCGCGCTGATGCCTGTTCAAAGCGCCCATGCCGCCAAGGCTTCGGAGGCCCAGAAACCGGCCGTGAAGTCGCAGCGCAAGGCCAAGGCCGGCGTCAAGGCCCGTCGCGTGTCTATCGCCGACATTGCCCCGGCCAAACCGTCATTCGGCCAGCTGGCCGGCCTGCACGCCGATCAGGATGAACTGGCGCTGAAGTCCAGCGTCGCCCTGGTGCTGGACCAGGACACCAACGAGGTGCTTTTCTCCAAGAACCCGCAGGCGGTGCTGCCGATTGCCTCGATCACCAAGCTGATGACGGCCCTGGTCGTGGTTGAAGCGCAGCAGGCCATGAACGAGATGCTGACCATCACGCAGGACGATGTGGACACCGAGAAGGGCACCGGCTCGCGTCTGGCCATCGGCACGCAGCTGAGCCGTCAGGAGCTGATGCACGTGGCGCTGATGTCGTCGGAAAACCGTGCCGCCAATGCACTGGGCCGCAACTATCCGGGCGGTCTGGCCACCTTTGTCGCGGCGATGAATGCCAAGGCGCAGTCGCTGGGCATGAAGGACACGCAGTATGTGGAGCCCACGGGCTTGTCCAGCCGCAACCAGTCCAGCGCCCATGACCTGGCCCTGCTGGTGAAGACGGCCCATGAGGTGCCGGTGCTGCGCGAGTTCTCGACCTCGGCCGAGCATCTGGTGGCCGTGGGTCGGCGCAATATGCAGTTCCGCACCACCAATGGCCTGGTGCGCAATCCGTCCTGGGACATCGGCCTGCAAAAGACCGGATTCATCAACGAGGCCGGCCGCTGCCTGGTGATGCAGGCGCAGATGGCGGGCCGCAAGCTGATCATGGTGTTCCTCGACTCGACCGGCAAATACTCGCGTATCGGCGACGCCGAACGCGTGCGTAAATGGGTCATGCAGAACGCGGTCAAGGTCGCCGAGTAA
- a CDS encoding 2-isopropylmalate synthase: MSDKLIIFDTTLRDGEQSPGASMTKDEKLRIARQLERLRVDVIEAGFAASSNGDFEAVKAIADAVRESTICSLARANDRDIARAAEALKGAQRARIHTFIATSELHMEKKLRMTREQVLEQARLSVRFARNLCDDIEFSPEDGYRSDMDFLCRVLEAVIAEGATTVNIPDTVGYAIPELYGNFIKTLRERVPNADKAIWSVHCHNDLGMAVANSLAGVQIGGARQVECTINGLGERAGNCSLEEIVMAVKTRRDYFKLDLGIDATQIVPASRLVSQTTGFVVQPNKAVVGANAFAHASGIHQDGVLKARDTYEIMRAEDVGWAANKIVLGKLSGRNAFKQRLQELGIALESEAEINAAFARFKDLADRKSEIFDEDILALVMDETVTAENEFYRLLALSQHSEMGERPHASVAFAAGDQEFHAESDGNGPVDASLKAIESKLETGAELVLYSVNAITSGSTESQGEVTVRLQHSGRVVNGVGADPDIVVASAKAYLSALNKLHSKVERVAAQG; the protein is encoded by the coding sequence ATGTCCGACAAGCTCATCATCTTTGACACCACCTTGCGTGATGGCGAACAGTCGCCCGGCGCATCGATGACCAAGGACGAAAAGCTGCGCATCGCGCGCCAACTGGAGCGACTGCGCGTGGACGTGATCGAGGCCGGCTTCGCCGCCTCCAGCAATGGCGACTTCGAAGCCGTCAAGGCGATTGCCGATGCGGTGCGCGAAAGCACGATCTGTTCGCTGGCCCGGGCCAATGACCGCGACATCGCCCGCGCCGCCGAGGCCCTGAAGGGCGCGCAGCGTGCGCGCATCCACACCTTCATCGCCACCAGCGAGCTGCATATGGAGAAGAAGCTGCGCATGACGCGCGAGCAGGTGCTGGAGCAGGCCCGGCTGTCGGTGCGCTTTGCCCGCAATCTGTGCGACGACATCGAGTTCTCGCCCGAGGACGGCTACCGCTCCGATATGGACTTTCTGTGCCGCGTGCTGGAGGCGGTGATCGCCGAGGGCGCGACGACGGTGAACATTCCCGACACCGTGGGCTACGCCATCCCCGAGCTCTACGGCAACTTCATCAAGACCCTGCGCGAGCGCGTGCCCAATGCCGACAAGGCGATCTGGTCGGTGCACTGCCACAACGATCTGGGCATGGCCGTGGCCAATTCGCTGGCCGGTGTGCAGATCGGCGGCGCACGCCAGGTCGAATGCACGATCAATGGCTTGGGCGAGCGTGCCGGCAACTGCTCGCTGGAAGAGATCGTCATGGCCGTGAAGACCCGCCGCGACTACTTCAAGCTCGACCTGGGCATCGATGCGACGCAAATCGTGCCGGCCTCGCGCCTGGTCTCGCAGACCACCGGTTTCGTCGTGCAGCCGAACAAGGCCGTGGTGGGCGCCAATGCCTTCGCCCATGCCTCGGGCATCCATCAGGACGGCGTGCTGAAGGCCCGCGACACCTACGAAATCATGCGTGCCGAGGACGTGGGCTGGGCGGCCAACAAGATCGTGCTGGGCAAGCTCAGCGGCCGCAACGCCTTCAAGCAGCGGCTGCAGGAACTGGGCATAGCGCTGGAGTCCGAGGCCGAAATCAATGCGGCGTTTGCGCGCTTCAAGGACCTGGCCGACCGCAAGAGCGAGATCTTCGACGAGGACATCCTGGCCCTGGTGATGGACGAGACCGTCACTGCCGAGAACGAGTTCTACCGCCTGCTGGCCCTGTCGCAGCACTCGGAGATGGGCGAGCGGCCGCATGCCAGCGTGGCCTTTGCTGCTGGCGATCAGGAGTTCCATGCCGAGAGCGATGGCAACGGCCCGGTGGATGCCAGCCTGAAGGCGATCGAGTCCAAGTTGGAAACTGGCGCCGAACTGGTGCTGTATTCGGTCAATGCGATCACCAGCGGCAGCACAGAATCGCAGGGCGAAGTGACCGTGCGGCTGCAGCACAGCGGCCGGGTGGTCAACGGCGTGGGCGCCGACCCCGACATCGTGGTGGCATCGGCCAAGGCCTATTTGAGCGCGCTGAACAAGCTGCACAGCAAGGTCGAGCGGGTTGCGGCTCAGGGTTAG
- the pssA gene encoding CDP-diacylglycerol--serine O-phosphatidyltransferase, whose protein sequence is MSDQQHHDAEDGDTPEPPRPRRKGIYILPNLFTLAALFGGFYAVVMAMNGRFDQSAIGIFCAMVLDSLDGRVARMTNTQSTFGEQMDSLSDMVSFGAAPALITYEWALKGLGKLGWIAAFVYCSGAMLRLARFNTNIGVVDKRFFQGLPSPAAAALVVGFIWVVDDAGIKAVHANLPLAWATCALTLYAGLTMVTNVPFYSFKDVSFKRTVPFIVIVAIALGIAVINIHPPIVLFALFCIYGFSGYGVYIYKRVKGRPVSVISTSTDEPDEKGLHH, encoded by the coding sequence ATGAGCGACCAGCAACATCACGACGCCGAAGATGGCGACACGCCCGAGCCGCCGCGTCCGCGCCGCAAGGGCATCTACATTCTCCCGAACCTGTTCACCCTGGCTGCCCTGTTTGGCGGTTTCTATGCCGTGGTGATGGCCATGAACGGCCGCTTCGACCAGTCCGCCATCGGCATCTTCTGCGCCATGGTGCTGGACAGCCTGGATGGCCGCGTCGCGCGGATGACCAACACGCAGTCCACCTTTGGCGAGCAGATGGACAGCCTGTCCGACATGGTGTCCTTCGGCGCCGCGCCGGCCTTGATCACCTACGAGTGGGCGCTGAAGGGCCTGGGCAAGCTGGGCTGGATCGCCGCCTTCGTCTACTGCTCCGGCGCGATGCTGCGCCTGGCACGCTTCAACACCAATATCGGCGTGGTCGACAAGCGCTTCTTCCAGGGCCTGCCCAGTCCGGCCGCTGCGGCACTGGTGGTGGGTTTCATCTGGGTCGTGGACGACGCTGGCATCAAGGCCGTGCATGCCAATCTGCCACTGGCCTGGGCGACTTGCGCGCTGACCCTGTACGCCGGCCTGACCATGGTCACCAACGTGCCGTTCTACAGCTTCAAGGACGTCAGCTTCAAGCGTACCGTGCCCTTCATCGTCATCGTGGCCATCGCCCTGGGCATTGCGGTGATCAATATCCACCCGCCCATCGTGCTGTTCGCGCTGTTCTGCATCTACGGTTTCTCGGGCTATGGCGTCTATATCTACAAGCGGGTGAAGGGCCGGCCGGTCAGCGTGATTTCCACGTCCACCGACGAGCCCGATGAAAAGGGCCTTCATCATTGA
- the ilvC gene encoding ketol-acid reductoisomerase: MNVYYDKDADLSLIKGKNVTIIGYGSQGHAHAQNLNDSGVKVTVGLRRGGASWAKAENAGLKVAEIADAVKAADVVMILLPDEQIADVYKREVEPNIKQGASLAFAHGFNVHYGQVVPRADLDVWMVAPKAPGHTVRSTYTQGGGVPHLIAIYADKTGRARDLALSYASANGGGKAGVIETSFREETETDLFGEQAVLCGGAVELIKAGFETLTEAGYAPEMAYFECLHELKLIVDLIYEGGIANMNYSISNNAEYGEYVTGPKVVTEDTKNAMRQCLKDIQTGEYAKSFILENKAGAPTLISRRRLTSEHQIEVVGAKLRAMMPWIAKNRLVDQSKN, from the coding sequence ATGAATGTTTACTACGACAAAGACGCTGACCTGAGCCTGATCAAGGGCAAGAACGTCACCATCATCGGCTACGGCTCACAAGGCCATGCCCATGCGCAAAACCTGAACGACAGCGGCGTCAAGGTCACCGTCGGTCTGCGCCGTGGCGGCGCGTCCTGGGCCAAGGCCGAGAACGCCGGCCTCAAGGTGGCCGAGATTGCCGATGCCGTGAAGGCCGCTGACGTCGTGATGATTTTGCTGCCCGACGAGCAGATCGCTGACGTGTACAAGCGCGAAGTCGAACCCAACATCAAGCAGGGCGCCTCGCTGGCCTTTGCCCACGGCTTCAATGTGCATTACGGCCAGGTCGTGCCCCGCGCCGATCTGGACGTCTGGATGGTTGCTCCCAAGGCCCCCGGCCACACGGTGCGCTCGACCTACACCCAGGGCGGCGGCGTGCCCCACCTGATCGCCATCTATGCCGACAAGACCGGCCGCGCCCGTGATCTGGCGCTGAGCTATGCCTCGGCCAACGGCGGCGGCAAGGCCGGCGTGATCGAGACCAGCTTCCGCGAAGAAACCGAGACCGACCTGTTCGGCGAACAGGCCGTGTTGTGCGGCGGTGCCGTCGAGCTGATCAAGGCCGGTTTCGAGACGCTGACCGAAGCCGGATACGCGCCCGAAATGGCTTACTTCGAATGCCTGCACGAGCTGAAGCTGATCGTCGACCTGATTTATGAAGGCGGCATCGCCAACATGAACTACTCGATCTCGAACAACGCCGAGTACGGTGAATACGTGACCGGCCCCAAGGTCGTGACCGAAGACACCAAGAACGCGATGCGCCAGTGCCTGAAGGACATTCAGACCGGCGAATACGCGAAGAGCTTCATCCTCGAGAACAAGGCCGGTGCACCGACCCTGATCTCGCGCCGCCGCCTGACCTCGGAGCACCAGATCGAAGTCGTGGGTGCCAAGCTGCGCGCGATGATGCCTTGGATTGCCAAGAATCGCCTGGTGGACCAATCCAAGAACTAA
- the ilvN gene encoding acetolactate synthase small subunit, giving the protein MKHIIALLIENEPGALSRVVGLFSARGYNIESLTVAPTEDPSLSRMTIQTSGSDEVIEQITKHLNRLIEVVKVVDLTEGHYTERELMLIKVRAVGKEREELKRTCDIFRGHVIDVTEKTYTIELTGDASKLDAFIEAIDRAAILETVRTGASGIGRGERILRV; this is encoded by the coding sequence ATGAAACACATCATTGCACTGCTCATCGAGAACGAGCCGGGCGCGCTGTCGCGTGTCGTCGGTCTGTTCTCGGCGCGTGGCTACAACATCGAGAGCCTGACGGTGGCCCCCACCGAAGACCCGTCGCTGTCGCGCATGACCATACAGACCTCCGGCTCGGACGAGGTGATCGAGCAGATCACCAAGCACCTGAACCGCCTGATCGAGGTGGTCAAGGTGGTCGACCTGACCGAGGGCCATTACACCGAACGCGAGCTGATGCTGATCAAGGTCCGCGCGGTCGGCAAGGAGCGCGAGGAACTCAAGCGCACCTGCGACATCTTCCGTGGCCATGTGATCGACGTGACCGAGAAGACCTACACCATCGAGCTGACCGGCGACGCGTCCAAGCTTGATGCCTTCATCGAAGCGATCGACCGCGCCGCGATTCTTGAAACCGTACGCACCGGTGCCAGCGGCATCGGCCGCGGCGAGCGCATCCTTCGAGTTTGA
- a CDS encoding acetolactate synthase 3 catalytic subunit — MDMSSAEVKRASTAQPQNTPPVEPNGSEILVRSLQAEGVKYLWGYPGGAVLYIYDALYKQDSIQHVLVRHEQAAVHAADGYARATGDVGVALVTSGPGVTNAITGIATAYMDSIPMVIITGQVPTPAIGLDAFQECDTVGITRPIVKHNFLVKDVRDLAVTLKKAFHIARTGRPGPVVVDIPKDVSMAKTAFVYPTHVEMRSYNPVRKGHAGQIRKAVQLLMTAKRPYIYTGGGVILGNASAELRELVNLLGYPCTNTLMGLGAFPASDPRFLGMLGMHGTYEANMSMQNCDVLLAVGARFDDRVIGNPKHFGSVERKIIHVDIDPSSISKRVRVDIPIVGDVKDVLQELIAQIKEGQARPDAQSLAAWWGQINTWRGRECLKYKTSPDVIKPQAVVEALWNMTKDRDTYITSDVGQHQMWAAQYYRFDEPRRWINSGGLGTMGVGLPYAMGIKLAKPESDVFCITGEGSIQMCIQELSTCQQYNTPVKIVSLNNRYLGMVRQWQELDYGKRYSHSYMDALPNFVKLAEAYGHVGLLVEKPEDVEPALREAMKLKDRTVFLDVRTDPSENVWPMVQAGKGISEMLLGSEDL, encoded by the coding sequence ATGGACATGTCTAGCGCGGAAGTCAAGCGTGCCTCTACGGCACAACCGCAAAACACCCCCCCCGTGGAGCCCAATGGCTCCGAAATCCTCGTTCGCAGCCTGCAGGCCGAAGGTGTCAAATACCTTTGGGGCTATCCAGGCGGAGCGGTGCTTTACATCTACGACGCGCTGTACAAGCAAGACAGCATCCAGCACGTGCTGGTACGCCACGAACAGGCCGCCGTGCATGCCGCTGATGGCTACGCGCGCGCCACCGGCGATGTAGGCGTGGCCCTGGTGACCTCCGGTCCGGGTGTGACGAATGCCATCACCGGCATCGCCACGGCCTATATGGACTCGATCCCGATGGTGATCATCACCGGTCAGGTGCCCACACCGGCGATCGGTCTGGACGCCTTCCAGGAATGCGACACCGTCGGCATCACCCGCCCCATCGTCAAGCACAATTTCCTGGTCAAGGATGTGCGCGATCTGGCCGTCACCCTGAAGAAGGCCTTCCACATTGCTCGCACCGGTCGTCCCGGCCCGGTGGTGGTGGACATTCCCAAGGACGTGTCGATGGCCAAGACGGCCTTCGTCTATCCGACCCATGTCGAGATGCGCTCGTACAACCCGGTACGCAAGGGTCATGCCGGCCAGATCCGCAAGGCCGTGCAGCTGTTGATGACGGCCAAGCGCCCCTACATCTACACCGGCGGCGGCGTGATACTGGGTAATGCATCGGCCGAGTTGCGCGAGCTGGTCAATCTGCTGGGCTATCCCTGCACCAATACCTTGATGGGCCTGGGCGCCTTCCCGGCCAGCGATCCTCGTTTCCTGGGCATGCTGGGCATGCACGGCACCTACGAGGCGAACATGAGCATGCAGAACTGCGATGTGCTGCTGGCCGTGGGCGCCCGTTTCGATGACCGGGTGATCGGCAACCCCAAGCACTTCGGTTCGGTCGAGCGCAAGATCATCCATGTGGACATCGACCCCTCGTCGATCTCCAAGCGCGTGCGTGTGGACATTCCGATCGTCGGCGACGTCAAGGATGTGCTGCAGGAGCTGATCGCCCAGATCAAGGAGGGTCAGGCCCGGCCCGATGCGCAGAGCCTGGCTGCCTGGTGGGGCCAGATCAACACCTGGCGTGGCCGCGAGTGCCTGAAGTACAAGACCTCGCCGGATGTGATCAAGCCGCAGGCGGTGGTCGAGGCGCTTTGGAACATGACCAAGGACCGCGACACCTACATCACCTCGGACGTGGGCCAGCACCAGATGTGGGCCGCCCAGTACTACCGCTTCGACGAGCCGCGCCGCTGGATCAATTCCGGCGGCCTGGGCACGATGGGTGTGGGCCTGCCGTATGCGATGGGCATCAAGCTGGCCAAGCCGGAGTCGGATGTGTTCTGCATCACCGGCGAAGGCTCGATCCAGATGTGCATCCAGGAGCTCTCGACCTGCCAGCAGTACAACACGCCGGTGAAGATCGTCTCGCTGAACAACCGCTATCTGGGCATGGTGCGCCAGTGGCAGGAACTGGACTACGGCAAGCGCTACTCGCACAGCTATATGGACGCGCTGCCCAACTTCGTCAAGCTGGCCGAGGCCTATGGCCATGTCGGCCTGCTGGTCGAGAAGCCGGAAGACGTGGAACCGGCTCTGCGCGAAGCAATGAAATTGAAGGACCGCACGGTGTTCCTGGACGTGCGCACCGATCCTTCAGAAAATGTCTGGCCCATGGTGCAGGCAGGCAAGGGCATCTCCGAGATGCTGCTGGGTTCCGAAGACTTGTGA
- a CDS encoding RNA polymerase sigma factor, producing the protein MATDKELSDFLKSVEKRAFKRTAYLVRDEDAALDIVQDSMIRLAEKYLDRPAAELPLLFQRILSNASMDWFRRQKVRNAVMQNMSSFEGADGEGDFDLLESLESQEGMMGAESAADEVSRAQTLLAIEGEVAQLPTRQREAFLLRYWEELDVAETAGVMGCSEGSVKTHCSRAVHALAKALRAKGITL; encoded by the coding sequence TTGGCCACCGACAAAGAACTCAGCGACTTCCTCAAGAGCGTCGAAAAACGCGCCTTCAAACGTACGGCTTACCTCGTTCGTGATGAAGATGCCGCGCTCGACATCGTGCAGGATTCCATGATCAGGCTGGCCGAAAAGTACCTGGACCGACCAGCCGCCGAGTTGCCACTGCTGTTCCAGCGCATCCTATCCAACGCCTCGATGGACTGGTTCCGCAGGCAGAAGGTCCGCAACGCGGTGATGCAGAACATGTCCTCCTTCGAGGGCGCCGATGGCGAAGGCGACTTCGATCTGCTGGAGTCGCTGGAATCCCAGGAAGGCATGATGGGCGCCGAAAGCGCGGCCGACGAGGTTTCACGGGCACAGACCTTGCTTGCTATCGAGGGCGAAGTCGCGCAATTGCCCACACGTCAACGGGAAGCCTTTTTGCTGCGTTACTGGGAAGAGCTTGACGTCGCAGAGACGGCGGGTGTCATGGGCTGCTCGGAAGGCAGCGTCAAAACCCACTGCTCACGGGCAGTTCACGCGCTGGCCAAAGCATTAAGGGCAAAGGGAATCACACTATGA
- a CDS encoding DUF3619 family protein, which produces MKHNTAPRTESASAEARLGARLSARLSERSEQLPHDISERLRFARESALNRAREVRSAQTRPIRELSLGLVGMGRSAALSGGPERSPWWLKFASVLPLLALVVGLVLINEGQLYEQILAAADVDTALLADNLPPTAYSDPGFSEYLAGEDE; this is translated from the coding sequence ATGAAGCACAACACCGCCCCCCGTACCGAAAGCGCTTCAGCAGAGGCTCGCCTGGGTGCCCGCTTGAGCGCTCGGCTCAGCGAGCGTTCGGAGCAATTGCCGCACGATATCAGCGAACGTCTGCGTTTTGCCCGCGAATCGGCGCTTAATCGGGCACGCGAGGTACGCAGCGCGCAAACCCGCCCCATCCGTGAACTGAGCCTTGGACTGGTCGGCATGGGCCGCAGCGCCGCGTTGTCCGGCGGACCGGAACGCTCGCCCTGGTGGCTCAAGTTTGCTTCGGTGCTGCCTCTGCTGGCACTGGTGGTCGGCCTGGTGCTGATCAATGAAGGCCAGTTGTACGAACAAATCCTTGCCGCCGCCGATGTGGACACCGCCTTGTTGGCCGACAATCTGCCACCTACCGCCTACAGCGACCCCGGTTTCTCGGAGTATCTGGCGGGAGAAGACGAGTAA
- a CDS encoding DUF3106 domain-containing protein yields MKPPLTQGTSAVPDLYLWRQLTPTQQQALAPMAKDWDSLDLSRRRKWLEIATRFPSLPADEQARVQERMSSWAKLSPVERSQARIGFQQAQQITPESRQAKWEAYQALPPEQRQELADKAAKKTEAKIGKAAAPITKPVLDNQAKSNLVPQRTSAPQPMSVAPTVVQNKPGVTTTLINQTAKPPAHQQSGMPKIMAAPELVDPNTLLPKRPAGSASTPRS; encoded by the coding sequence TTGAAGCCGCCGCTGACCCAGGGCACCTCGGCCGTGCCGGACCTCTATCTGTGGAGGCAGCTGACGCCGACCCAGCAGCAAGCGCTGGCCCCGATGGCCAAGGACTGGGACAGCTTGGACCTGTCCCGCCGCCGCAAATGGCTGGAGATCGCCACGCGATTCCCCTCCCTGCCCGCAGACGAGCAAGCGCGTGTTCAGGAGCGCATGAGCAGCTGGGCCAAGTTGTCGCCTGTCGAGCGCAGCCAGGCCCGCATCGGTTTTCAGCAGGCTCAGCAGATCACTCCGGAGTCGCGCCAGGCCAAATGGGAGGCCTACCAGGCACTGCCGCCCGAGCAGCGCCAGGAACTGGCCGACAAGGCCGCCAAGAAGACCGAGGCCAAGATCGGCAAAGCCGCAGCACCAATCACCAAACCGGTGCTGGACAACCAGGCCAAGTCCAATTTGGTGCCCCAGCGCACCAGCGCACCCCAGCCGATGTCGGTGGCACCCACGGTGGTGCAGAACAAACCCGGCGTGACCACAACCCTGATCAACCAGACCGCCAAACCGCCAGCCCATCAGCAAAGCGGCATGCCCAAGATCATGGCTGCGCCCGAACTGGTGGACCCGAACACCTTGTTGCCCAAGCGCCCAGCGGGATCCGCCAGCACACCCCGTTCATGA
- a CDS encoding RDD family protein, whose product MSEALLNPAGAAPGLARRLASLTYEGVVLFGVVFVAGYLYSALTQQRNAMQGRYGLMAFEFVVLGIYFIWFWTHGGQTVAMKAWHLRVVDSANRPLSQVRALARYAAGLLWFAPALLVIELCGIKGTAPVLGTLFAGMLTYALLALLLPGRQFLHDLLCGTRLITQHPAPRKR is encoded by the coding sequence ATGAGTGAAGCCCTGTTGAATCCGGCCGGGGCTGCGCCCGGCCTGGCGCGGCGTTTGGCCAGTTTGACCTACGAAGGCGTGGTCCTGTTCGGCGTCGTCTTTGTGGCCGGCTATCTCTATTCGGCGCTGACCCAGCAGCGCAATGCCATGCAAGGCCGCTATGGTCTGATGGCCTTCGAGTTCGTCGTGCTGGGCATCTACTTCATCTGGTTCTGGACCCATGGCGGTCAGACGGTGGCCATGAAGGCCTGGCATCTGCGCGTGGTGGACAGTGCGAACCGGCCCTTGAGCCAGGTCCGCGCGCTGGCCCGCTATGCGGCAGGCCTGCTGTGGTTCGCGCCGGCACTGCTGGTCATCGAGCTTTGCGGCATCAAGGGCACCGCCCCGGTGCTGGGTACCTTGTTCGCTGGCATGCTGACTTACGCCCTGCTCGCACTGCTGCTGCCAGGGCGCCAGTTCCTGCATGACCTGCTGTGCGGCACCCGGCTGATCACGCAACACCCGGCCCCAAGGAAGCGCTGA
- a CDS encoding diacylglycerol kinase → MSNPYKGRTGLDRIQRALGYSMSGLQAAYKGEDAFRQECWLALVLMPSAFWLGRSWVEVALLLGSVLLVMIVELLNSGIEAAIDRVSFELHDLSKRAKDLASAAVLLSLVLCGGIWAAALWSRFAG, encoded by the coding sequence ATGAGCAACCCCTACAAAGGCCGCACTGGCCTGGACCGCATCCAGCGCGCACTCGGCTATTCGATGTCCGGCCTGCAGGCCGCCTACAAAGGCGAGGACGCCTTCCGCCAAGAGTGCTGGCTGGCCCTGGTGCTGATGCCCAGCGCCTTCTGGCTGGGCCGCAGCTGGGTCGAGGTGGCATTGCTGCTGGGCTCGGTGCTGCTGGTGATGATTGTCGAGTTGCTGAACTCCGGCATTGAGGCGGCGATCGACCGCGTGTCGTTCGAACTGCACGACCTCTCCAAGCGCGCCAAGGATCTGGCCAGTGCGGCGGTGCTCTTGTCGCTGGTGCTGTGTGGTGGCATCTGGGCGGCGGCCCTGTGGTCGCGCTTCGCGGGTTGA
- a CDS encoding TIGR00730 family Rossman fold protein, whose translation MAPWTLCVYCGSRPGTSPAYEAAAAHTGRLLGERGLGLVYGGGRAGLMGTVADAALGAGAFTVGVIPDSLMSRELGHKGLHELHVVQTMHQRKQLMAERADAFVALPGGIGTFEELFEVWTWRQLGYHDKPVGLLNVDGYYDSLLSFLDQSTAQGFVQPAQRELLLVDDQADRLLDRLQAASARALKPDDYQNI comes from the coding sequence ATGGCGCCCTGGACACTGTGCGTCTATTGCGGCTCGCGGCCCGGCACCTCGCCGGCCTACGAAGCGGCCGCCGCACACACCGGACGTCTGCTCGGCGAACGCGGCCTGGGACTGGTCTATGGCGGCGGCCGCGCCGGCCTGATGGGCACGGTGGCCGATGCTGCGCTCGGCGCTGGCGCCTTCACGGTGGGTGTGATTCCGGACAGCCTGATGTCCCGCGAGCTGGGCCACAAGGGCCTGCACGAGCTGCATGTGGTGCAGACCATGCACCAGCGCAAGCAGCTGATGGCCGAGCGGGCCGACGCTTTCGTGGCCCTGCCCGGCGGCATCGGTACCTTCGAGGAACTGTTCGAGGTCTGGACCTGGCGCCAGCTCGGCTACCACGACAAGCCGGTGGGCCTGCTCAATGTCGACGGCTATTACGACAGCCTTTTGAGCTTTCTGGACCAGTCCACCGCTCAGGGCTTTGTGCAGCCGGCGCAGCGGGAGTTGCTGCTGGTGGATGACCAGGCCGACCGACTGCTCGATCGGCTGCAAGCGGCTTCAGCGCGGGCGCTGAAGCCGGATGACTATCAAAACATCTGA
- a CDS encoding P-II family nitrogen regulator gives MKQITAIIKPFKLDEVREALAEVGASGLTVTEVKGFGRQKGHTELYRGAEYVVDFLPKVKVEVVVKDDEVERCIEAILKAAKTGKIGDGKIFVTPVEQVVRIRTGETDEAAV, from the coding sequence ATGAAGCAAATCACCGCCATCATCAAGCCCTTCAAGCTGGACGAAGTTCGTGAGGCCCTGGCCGAAGTGGGCGCCTCGGGCCTGACCGTCACCGAGGTCAAGGGCTTCGGCCGCCAGAAGGGCCACACCGAGCTGTACCGCGGTGCCGAGTATGTGGTGGACTTCCTGCCCAAGGTCAAGGTCGAGGTCGTCGTCAAGGACGACGAGGTCGAGCGCTGCATCGAGGCCATCCTGAAGGCCGCCAAGACCGGCAAGATCGGCGATGGCAAGATCTTCGTCACGCCGGTCGAGCAGGTGGTGCGCATCCGCACCGGCGAGACGGACGAGGCCGCGGTCTGA